A DNA window from Vigna angularis cultivar LongXiaoDou No.4 chromosome 1, ASM1680809v1, whole genome shotgun sequence contains the following coding sequences:
- the LOC108335891 gene encoding uncharacterized protein LOC108335891 yields MMQNNPNLISVADMSIEFESQSISTPTAQAQDRSNSGCALLLPSCCLGPRRRSSWWERVRSTSWSHSNSPSSGDRWWSRGLRALKKLRDWSEIVAGPRWKTFIRKFNRNRASKRMPKYQYDPMSYALNFDEGHNGDYSDDAALRNFSTRYAAVNVKSVSPKARDTDDAVFV; encoded by the coding sequence AATAACCCAAATCTCATCTCAGTTGCTGACATGTCCATCGAGTTTGAATCTCAATCCATTTCCACCCCGACGGCCCAAGCCCAAGACAGATCCAACTCCGGCTGCGCCTTGCTATTGCCTTCCTGCTGTCTGGGGCCACGACGCCGTTCCTCATGGTGGGAGCGCGTCCGCTCCACCTCCTGGTCCCACTCCAATTCACCTTCATCCGGTGACCGATGGTGGTCGCGTGGCCTCAGGGCGCTCAAGAAGCTTCGCGACTGGTCCGAGATCGTGGCCGGCCCCAGGTGGAAGACCTTCATTCGCAAGTTCAACCGCAACCGCGCCTCCAAGCGCATGCCCAAGTACCAGTATGATCCAATGAGTTACGCCCTCAACTTCGACGAGGGCCATAACGGGGATTACAGCGACGACGCCGCCCTCCGCAATTTCTCCACGCGCTACGCCGCCGTCAACGTGAAGTCAGTTTCCCCCAAGGCCCGTGACACCGACGACGCCGTTTTCGTGTGA